TGCTTGTTACCAGGCAGGAGAAGCTCTAGGCTGGAACAGTCCCAGGATCAGTGTCACCCACCAGGATGAAGAGAAGATGAAGGAGCTGGGTGAGTTTGTGCTGTTTCTGGAGGATGCTGAGGGATGTTTGACCTTCACAGCCTTCTGGTGGCCAATGAGGCTTTGGGGAGCTCTGGGGGCACCCAATGAATCCTCTTTGCTATTGTCCTAAGAGGAACCAAGGTCTGGCTTTCAAACCATTGCGGCATGGCCTCAGGAAATGTGTTGAGATGAGAAACACCACCCTGGGCCTCCTCCCTTTGAGCAACCCTTTGGCCACAGCAGCTCACTCAAGGTCTCTGTTTCCATCTGTTTTCAGAGGTTATATATTTCCTTACAAGCATGAAAAATATATCATCATAGAAGTAAAATAATCATCAGCTGGaatgttaaaataaaacccaCCAAACCTATGTTAAATGGGAAATAAGTTCTTCTTTGGAAATTCAGGAAGAGGGTTAATGGGCTGTCATTAATTCTACATCATCACTGCTGTTGGGAGGGAAAATCTGAACAATTAAGAGCTTGGAAAAGATCTGCACTAGGGAATGGTAGGGGAAAAAtgagagaggaaaggagaaatCTAAGGgttaagaataaaaaaggaaaaagtggtttgggtttttttcacatttttgcaCCAAAACATTTTCATTACCAGGTTACCTGCATGGCACATAAGATATTTTATGCCACATCTATTTATGGAAATTATCACAGCCCATGCCCAGCAATTTTAGTTTTATTGTCTTTATTCTCTTGCCATGGGCAGAAGAGTTCTCTGAGCACAGCATCCTCCTTTCTCACCAAGGATTTCTCCAATGGCTTCCTGCTTTTTACAGACATTTCTACAAGTTCAGGTACCTGTTGCAAAGGGATCTTCACTTCCCTTTTATCCCTCTTTCCTCCTTGAATCCGGCCCCATTCCGTGGGAGGTGCCGTTCCCTGGAGCTGAGCTCATCCCTGGGCTCACCCTTCGTGCCCTGCAGGGATTTTTCTTAGatctctttgttttctttcccagtcAAAGCAATTATTTCACCGAGGCTTCCAGCACAGCCTTGTCAGCAGCTTTCAGCCTGCCCTCAGGCTTCTTGTTTCTCTGGGCTGCTCCTTTGGgtgcttttctttcctcatttttgccattggtttttttttttttttttggttttttttttttttttgaggtcaAATACATGTCGAACGTGCTTGGTCTCACAACGTGGTTACACATAATTGTGCTGTGGTCACTTTTAaacagcagctcccacaaaTAGCTTTGGAATTGGAATTTGCACTTAATCCAGGAAGGCAAATGTTCTTGTGCATGCTAGGACCAGCTGCTCTAAGAATCACCATTGTACTGCaagaaaaatgtacatttttcagaaggaaaatctAATGTCTGCACTGCCTGGCGTCATCCACAATCACCTGTCAGATCTGCTCTGCTGCATCGCCTCAGGCAAGGGAAGGACCTGCAGAAAATGTGCCCAGGTCCCCAATCCTTTAGGGCCTGGCTGTTGCTGAAACCCTTCCCTGAGGTGTTGTGAGGTGTTTGCAgacagatgtgcagccaaacatctgggCTGAAAAATGGCTCAGCACATGAGGAACAGCTGGCTCTGTGTGATGGCACCAAGCCCAGGTCTTGGGGTCCCTAGCACAGAAAAGACTTTGAGCTGCTGGggagagtccagaggaggccatggagatgCTTCAAGGGCTGGAGCCATTCCCAAGGACAGCTTCCAACATGTCAGAttcctccaagccctgtccagcctggccttggacactgccagggatccaggggcagccacagcttctctgggcaccctgtgccagggcctccccaccctcacagggaacaattccttcccaaattcccatctattcctgccctctgccagtgggaagccattccctgtctcccgtCCCTCCACgctgtcctggtttgaaaaggaattgagtttttgggatgctgtggtcaaaccaaaaaactcacttccttttcaaaccaggacactTGCCTTGTCCCaaatccttctccagctctccctTTAGACCCTGGAAGAGGCTCTGAGGTCTCCCTGaatctttctcttctccaggatgtTGCTTTTTTGGAGACACAAGGAGTTTTTTAGCAAAAGAGGCTCCTGGGTGCTGCAATCCAGCAGAGAAAAGTGCAGTCAAACCGGTGGCTgggaggcagccagagcaactgggagctggcagaggagctggggagggtgACTAGCTCTGGGAATATCTTCTGGAAGGCCTTCTGGCTTCCTCCTTCTCTGCCTGGCAAAACTCCGGGGTGATGATGGCACAGGATTTATTCCTGGCTTCGAACACAGGAGGAGAGACAGCTGAGACTCCTCAGGATGGGAATGATGGTGGTGGAGGGCAGGGGGGATGAGATGATGAGGTTCACATCTTCTGTGATGAAGAAGGGTCACATTGTGCCTGCATGGACCCTGGCAGATTCCTCACTGCTGAATTTGCAAAAATGGTTCTTCCCCATCCCACTCTCAGGTCTGGAAGAGGCTTTGGTGCCCATTAGAGGCTGATTTGTGCTTTGTATGCTAAAAATTGGGTTTTCTAGGAATGGGCCACGTGGTATTTGTGGCTGTGGAGGACAGAGACAGCCAAGGCTGAGCTTCACTTGGCTCCAGAGCCCTCACTCATTACACTCCTGACTTTATTAAAATGTTTCGCTGGAGCTGGGCCCAGCAGCCCAACATCATTAATTAATGAAACACAAATAGGGGCagggcagtgggacaggaaaatTGGGTTGTCCTTTGCACTCAAAGGGCCCCCAAACCAAATCAGATGGAGTTGAGGCtgcaaagatgacaaattccTGGAAAAAAGCAGTGCTGGAGACCCACAGAGAGCCTGGGAATGCTCCCATGAGTAGGGAAACCAGGCAAGGACATTTCTGAGCAGTTTGGTGGCTACTGTTACACAGCAGAGCCTGGACTTTAGTGacagaaaaatcaataaaatataaaaaaacaataataaatgAAAGTCCCAGAACACAGGTACATCCAACAGCCCAGCTGATGTACAAAGTTTCGGAAGCTTCCTGCAGAATACtgcaaaaaccaccaaaaccagaGGTGATATTTTGCCTTAATTAAACCCCTTTTTGTGGCTTTTCCTGTAGCGACCTGCTGGGAGTTTATTTTCTATAAAGATATCAgggctggaagctgcagggctggaaattgggataaaacgCAAATGCACACCAGAGGGCTCCTGCAAGCTCGGATGCTCGGGATCCCATTTCAGAGCGGTTTCATCTCTGTGGTGAGGCGGGAAAACAGCGGGATTAGTTCATGGCTCTGTGCACGCCAGGTCCCAGCTGCCACCTAGTGTCATCCCCGCGACacggggacatcggggacatcgCACAGGGGACATCGGGCTGGGCGTGACCGGTGCACAACAATTGGGGACACATCGGGGTGGGCTTGTGCCAGAGCACAATAGCACAGGGAGCAATGGGATGGGCTTGAGACGGTGCTGCTGAAGAACCCAGGGGGCATCGGGACGGGTTTGTGACAGTGCACGAGAGCTCGGGGGGGACATCGGAATGGGCTTGTGCCACCGCACAACAATTTGGGGGGTACGGGATGCGCTTGTGACAgtgctcagcagctgcaggggtCTCGGATGCTCGGTCTCTGTGTTCCCAAGGCCCCGGGGATGGCGCAAGCAccgtgatgtcacactgcccggggaggggacactgggggaggTGCCCGGTGAGGGCGGGCGGAGCGGGACCGGCCCCGGTGGCTCCTtcttcctccacctcctcctcctcctcctcctccctttcctcccacctcctcctcctcctccctttcctcctcctcctcctccccgtCCTGCTCCCAGGATGCGCGGGGCCgtgcccagcctcagcctgaCGCTGCTGGCGGCGGAGAGCGGCGCCCGTGAGTGAGCGCGCAGGATGCGCGGAGGATGCGCGGGGGCGTGCGGGGCTGCGCTCCGGCGTGcggaggggagggagaaggcGGATGGGATGCTGGAAACGCGGGTGGGATGCTGGCAGTGACGCCTTGGCGGCCATCCCGGGGGTCCCGAATCCCCTTCGTGTACCAGGGAGAGGGGGGGGGTTCATCCCTGCGCCCCGCGCTTGGGGAGATGCGCGGTTCTGCTCCCGCCATCCCCGCGGGCCCAAAATcctcttggattttttttttcatatttgaaaaatggacatttttttttatttatttatttgtttattttggagCCCAAGCTTTTTATCAGAGCCTtgctgggggccgggcccctcggTGACGgtggctgtgcctcagctgaCAACGCCACCGGGAGCCGGCAGCTGGAGATAAGCCCAGAAgaagggctgggagatggagttCTGgcgggaatggctttaaactgacacagagcagctttacattggatattaggaggcaattcttccctgtgagggtggggaggccctggcacagggtgcccagagaagctgtggctgcccctggatccctggaagtgtccaaggccaggctggatggggcttggagcaccctgggatagtggagggtgtccctgcccatggcaggggtggaatgagaggagctttaaggtcccttacCACCCAAACCAATCTGGGATTCTCTGCCTATGAATGGCACCGCTCAGTTGCTGGGGGGGTGTGGCTGTGTCATCCCTCATCACCGCCTCTCTGCCCttctccagggctctgtgccatCATCCACTACCTTGTCCGGGGCCAGCTGGGCTGGTTCGGGCTCACCATGGCCTGCCTGGTGCCCGGCTACGCCGCTCAGTTCCTCAGCATCCTCTGGTTCCGGGCAGACGGACACGCAcccggctgctgcctcctggcgctccacctcctgcagctgggcctCTGGAAGCGGTGAGACACTCCCCACCATCCACCCACCCCCCAcaacctggctgcagccccaaatTTCCTCCAAGCAGCGTGGGCATCCCTTCACGGTGGCTCTTGCAGGTACTGGGATGTTCTGCGGGCGGCGGCCAAGGCGGGCGGCAGTGCCGGGGAGCTGCTGGCTCAGCTCGGGGATGTTTGTGTGCTGCGGCTCCTGGAGGCCCTGCTGCAGACCCTGCCtcacctcctgctccaggcctaTGTCGTGGTGGCCGTGGACCCAGCAGGCTTCATCCCTGGTGAGTTCTCGGATGGTTCAGGGGtgagggatgtgctgcagagggactgggtaACCTCGATGAGAAccagcagggaaaaaagaaaagcctggCTGAAAGATATGCTGTGGCTGAATGCAAAGGTGGCTGCTTTGCCCCAAAGGTGAATTTTCAGGTGTGCAAAGAGGGAGGTTGAAATGTGGAGTCACAGCATGTGCAAGGTCACGTTTGCTCATTGTCCATCTCTGGTCTGATGGCAGTgactgggctggagctgccctggggcagagctCTGTCCATGGAGTCAGCCTGAGGGTATCCACAGGGAGATACTCAGAGAGTGCTCTGGATACTCAGAGGGTATCCACAGGGAAGATGCCAAGCATGCAGAGACCAGATTTAGCAGGGTTTAGTTGAAATGCTCCAGTTTCATCCCTGGTAACATACAAGTCAGTTGACTGTTGAGTCGGGAGTGAAATGAAGTGACACATACACTCTAACTCTCTACTTTAACATAAACTCACATATAAACTGTAACTCAGGCTAATCCCAAGTTTATTGCAAACCCATTCCTTTTTATACCCTGTTCTGATACAGGTGGACCTGACTGGTCATTTAATCAACACCCTGTCACCATTGGCTAATTAAGAAgacaccctttggtaaacatcTTATGAGAAAACAACTGTTTAAAACACCAGCTGCAAGattgttttagttttttctcTCAGCCTTCTCAGAAGTCCCCAGAACAATTCCTGGGAAAGTTTATCTGGCTTTCTCTCTCTGACCAAACTGTCACAACCAtaggacagggctctgagcaacctggtctggtggaaggggtccctgctcattgcaagggactggactagatggcctttaaggtcccttcagtcattccttgattccatgattcacTTGGCAGGATCAAGGGGTGTCTGGCTTTTATGGGGGTGCTGTGCTGCCAACACCTCCTTAGCACAGAGAATTGTCCCTGCTGTGCATTTGGGCCTCCATCAGAGCCCTGactgcccctgtccccacacAGGTGTCAGTGCAGGGCTgtctctgctgtccctggcctgggcttTGGTCTCCTACAGCCACTTCACCTTCCTGATGAAGCCTGGACACCTGAGCCCACCAGCTGCTGTCatcctgtgcctgctgctctggagGACAGGGATGCTGGGCACCCGGGTGCTGGCCCTGGTGCTCTTTGCCAGGCTCTATTCCTTCTGGGTTTTTGCTGTGGCAGGTAAGGCCTGAGATCCTGTTCCCCACATCCCACCCCAATGTTCTTGGGTTTTATGTTGCTGAAATGGCTCCTGAGGTATTAAAGAGTCTTTTTTCCCATCCCCGCAACCAAAGAAGAAGTCGATattcctcagctctggtttttagggttgtttattttctcttatttattacattctttttcagacctgctgaggtctgtctggcaggtcAGGTTGAGGCACACTGACCATCTTTGGGGCAGTGTtagctttttatactaaaaactacatgtactttatttacaataattttccaatacctatcacctatgttagaaaGTCTATTTCTATAAACAAATCCAAAAGTGCTACCATCACAGCaaaagatggaggacaagaaggagaagaaggacaggacaaccagattcctccatcttgcctcttgaaccctcattctaaaaatcccaaaattctcctttttcaccctgtgataaattcactaacattctactcaaacccttgtggcttgtaaatcctcacacaaagttggtaattgtttctaTGGGTTAAAAttgaaggcacaggtgttttttactccatgccaaggtctctgagccccctgctaGGGTCTTGAgccatccagggcagccagaggaatgtccttGGTTCTGACACAATGTCAGCCCTGCCATGCTCAGGTTTGCAGCCTCTCCCAGGGATGGCTTTGCAAATCCAGTCCTTTCTCCCTGCAGGGGTGCACTGGCTGCTCATGTCCTTCTGGCTgggggcccagcagacagataTTGTGACCCAGCCGTGCCGCTGGAGGCTCTTCAActgcctgctgggagctgtctACATCTTCTGCTACATCAACGTCCGCCCCGGCCCCTCCAGGACCAGGGTGGCCGTGTTTTATGCAGTGAGTACCTGGAATTTTTTTGTATTCTGCATGGATGAAGCTGATGGGGATGAGCAACAGCTTCAGACTCTCCATTTTCATCTCTCACATCACCACTTGCTCAAAATCCAGAGTTTTGCTGTGTCCTGACAAAGCCACGTGGCCACCAAGGTGGATGTGCCTTCTGCCCTGGTTTTGATTCCTGGCAGTGGTAAAAAGTAGGTGAAGACCTTGCAGAAAGTTCAGTTTGACAGCTTTTATGTATAAAGTGATAAATTAGGTGCAAAATATAACAGgagaagtgctcaaggccaggttggatagggctgggaacagcctggagtggtggaaggtgtccctgctcatggctggGGGTGCAATaagatgacctttaaggtcccttctgacCCAAACCACTTTGTGATTCTAAGAATCCATGAAAATCTAGAAAATGGGTGTTTTCTGTTGTGAGAGGCACATCTAAAGCCATCAGAAGGATATAAGTGATGAGTCTCTTCCCTCTGCCTTGCAGATTATGCTGATGGAGAACAcgctcctgctgctgttgggCACCCGGTTCCTGCAGGTAGAGCTGAGGAACAGCCTGACTGTGACTGGGGCTGTCATGTCAGGGTCCTTAATAGGTAAGAACATTGATTTTAGAGCCTGGATTGCACATTTTGAGAGTAGTTTCAGGAACTGAACATCCAGACTTCTGTCCCCAGtcgctctccagctctcctttaGGACCTCCTTTAGGCCctgaaggggctctgagctctccctggatccttctcttctccaggtgagcacccccagctctcccagcctggctccagagcagaggggatcCAGTCTCTGGAGCATTTTTGTGCCAAGCAGAGTCATATTTTCCCAGAGGGATGGGGGCAGAGGGAAGCTGTGCAACTCTCCAGACCATCAGATTAactgtgttaaaaaaaatgGGATGGAAAAGGAGCAATTCCTGTGGTCTTGGATGAGTTTAGGGCATAAGTAGGAAGCTGTCTTAAAAACTTGCTGGTTTAAAGGCCAGAGGATGGGGGTGCTGTGACATGGAAGATTTCTTTCATCACACATCTCCCTGCTGGCAACTTTCAGTCTGCAAATTAATCCACATTAAATTTGGGGTTGAGTATGCACTTGATTTGCCCAAATCTGCTCAAGTGGGATTCTTGCATCCCCATAAATGCTGGAAAGATGTGCTGCTCATACACTGATTCTCAGCAGCGTCTTTGCaaatttcttgttgatctggaGGTGCCTCAAGGTCTGTCCTCTTCTCCACAGCTGACCAAAATGCTGCTGGGACTCCTCAGTGACACTTTTCTGCTCCTTTCCAGGTGTCACAGCTCTGGTGATTTACTACAGCCTGCTCCACCCCAAGTCCACAGAGATCTGGCAGGGATTCCTGGAGACAATGTGcagtcctgcagcagctggggatgAGGAGGGGTCTGGAGAAAGCTCCCAAGCTGAGCAGAGTTCAGGGACTTTGGCAGATGAGGAATCCTTACCAGTGGAAGGGACCAAGACAGAGCCCCAAAAGGAGACCAGCTCATCACTGCTGCAGTCCAAGGGGGGTTTGGAGGACAGCTGGACAGACCATCACCACTGGCTGCTGGTGAAGCTGGCCTTGAAGACAGGAGATGTGTCTGTGATCAACGCAGCCTTCGGGGATGGCGGCGTGGGAGAAGCTTTTCCTGGAGGATGGATGATGGGGAAAGCCCCtggagctgagcctggggcaAACCTTTCCCTCCCCATGAGGGACATCCCTCCCTCTGGACTGGCAGTGGGGAATGGAGGAGGCATCAAAGCCAGTGCTGGTGCTCTGGGAATGGcacaggaggatggagcagggcaggagcctgATTTTCCCCCATCCACATCCCACCCCAGTGGCTTCTCCCCAGATTCCACTGAGAGCTCCTCTATGTATTTCAGTGCAAGTGCAGGAGGCATCATCtcacctgggacagggacagccacaaGCATGGCCCTGGTGCAACGGGACAGCAAAGCTCAGCTTCCCCCAGGCTGcctgggagaaggaggaggaggaagaggaggggatTCATCCCTTGGGATGCCCAGCATCAGCCCAATCCTGGGCGCTTGTGCCCACAAGTGTCTGCAGAGAAGCTCTTCCTTCGGCAACACAGGCAGCTGTGGGGTGGCAGGTCTCCCCAAAGAGGGCTCAGAGCCCACGGGGACAGAGGGTGCCCTTGTGGGGTGCCAGCACCTTTGGGACACCCACCCTTGTGGCCCGCAGGGGACTGTGGTGAGGAGCAAGATGAGGTCACCGTGCTTCACCTCCACCCCCAAGGCTGGCCCTAAATGCTCCCAGCGAGGActgggggagctgggagaggggacagaCCAGTCTGGGTGACCAGAGTGATCCTGTAAATGTCACCTTGGGCGGGCCTTGGGGTGACTGTCTCATCAACAGGGCATGGCAGGAGGTGGTGGGACAAAGACTGTCCCCAAAgtgcccctgccatggggcagAGTGCTCCTCCATCACTGGGACATCACCTTTCCTCTCAGTACATCTTCTAGAGGCAGTCTTGAAGAACTTCAAAAGCCTTAAAAAGCCCTAAAAGTCCAGAGCTGGTTATTTATTGAGTAATTTATGTCACAGACCTACCAGGAGGCTGGAGCCTCCTGTCTTTGGTGTATTTGTGACAATGATATGAGGTGTGTCCTTAAACCAGTGCCTGCACAAGCTGCTGGCCTGACCCAGTGTGGAGATGTGGTTGCTgtctccaggggctgcagtgctggcCAAAGCAGTTTTCTCAGGACAAATAAGTGCCTAAATCAGAAAAATGATGGGTTTTACTCTTGGATGTCCTTTTTGGGCAGAGTAAGGCCTCAAGAAAGGCTCAGCATTGCTTGATTGTTTTTTCCCCAACAGGTTTATCTTGAGGCCTTTGCCAactccatttttgggggtcaTAAAGGATTGCACAttctcttcctgctgcagcccagaaCCTGGAATTACAATCAAAAGCCATGTCCTGCTGCTTGCCCACTGTCTTGCCTCCTCAAGTGGTCTTTTCTCTCCAGCCTCCTTCCAGCTGAAGATCACAGGACCCcagaattatttgggttggaagggaccttaaagctcatccagttgaAACCCCTGCCGcatgcagggacaccttccactagaccagattaCAAGGTTATAATCCACAtttgactggatgctttcatcTAAATTTAGGCCAAATTTCAAACCAGTTCTACCCCCACCATAAAACCCACATTACAGGCAGGGTTTATTTGTGTCAGGAACTAAAATCATCAATACCGTGGTCTCAGAAATAGCCAGTGCTTCCCACCAGGCTGACTGGGCATGGAtttgtgcccagggcacaggttTGTGCCCAGGACATGGCTTAACATGTTAATTGAGGTGTGATCAGCTGGATTCACCACCAGGCTCTTGAGTGCCATCTGGAGCAcatctggctgtgctctccagaTGTtgtcctgctgtgggcaggactCTGCTACTGCCACAGGGcaggaaaggcagcagggagggcatAGGCATGTgatgaattatttaaaaaaagcttCCATGATGCATTCACTGCTCAGGGCTGACCCAGCCAGGTGTTCCCTTGGGGCACAGAAAACCCAGTTGGTGCTGAGTATGGAGTGAAGCCACATTCCAAGGGATGAAGGCTCCCTGTCTCCATCTGGaccccagccccctgtgctgtgcctgtgcaggcaggagcagTTCCAGTGGCTTTTCCAGAGCCCTTCTCATTGTGTGGATCACAGAGaaggcagcagtgctgccaggCCATTGCAGGAATTTTTATCTAGCTTGGTTTTCTACTTTTGATAATATATAATTATGCTtgaaaataccccaaaccagcctttgctgtgtctgtgtcttGTGTTGGGGATGAAAATAAATGTGGAGGGGTCTCTCTTCCCAGTCTTGGCTCTTGCAGCCCCAGGATGAGTTGCCTGTTGGGATTTCCAGTGGGAGGGTGGAGAAGGGACATGGGCAACAGGATCTGGGGGAATGGCATGAAAATGTGTCAGGGAAGGTTAAGGTTGGGTATTAGAAAAAGATTCAGCCAGCATGAAACTGTCCCACAGGCCAGTCAGAAAGGAAACAGACAATTTTGAGACAGTAAAGAATACTTTTGTGCATAGGAGTCAGGAATAAATGGACTTTTGATTTCTCAGAGCACATCCACAGTGCAGGGGAGCACCATGAGCTGATACCTCTGACCTCAGATGAGGAGGTTGTGGAAATGCTGGATAGATCAAGGAACGGCAGAAGAGAAGGGGGAATCTGGGGACAGAGGGTGCATAAGGACTGGGGAGTGATGAGGGTGTTTGTGTGAGGGGTCTGTTCCCACAGCTTTGCTCCCTGATGATGAGAGTTGGTCACTGGTGAGCCATGCTCCACTTTCTCCTTGGGAGCAGTGTGAAATCAGGTAGGATAATATGGATGGTCTGTCCTTAAAGGCTTCCAGCCTGTGTGAGAGCCCTTTTGCAGCCAGGGTCCAAGTCCTGTGTGCTGGTACAGTCCCAGCACTGAGCCACAGGTCTCTTCCTGTAGAAATAACTTGTATTCAGTcggagaatcccagaatgggttgggttggaagagaccttaatcATCTCATTCtaatcccctgccatgggcagggacaccttccaccattccaggatgctccaagccccatccagcctggcctgggacatcTCCAGAGATGGGACAACCACAGCTtgtctgggcaccctgtgccaaggcctccccccccctcacagggaaggatctTATCCCTATATCCCATCTAAACATATTCTTTAGTGAATTCTAAAGCCCTGTTTGAAGTAGGAGGACTCCAGCAGCAAATCACAGCTTCAGATTCCTCACCCTTCCCATCTTCTGTGGCCCAATGATCTGGTGCACTTCCAGATTTTTCCCAATGCTGCCAGACTGGGAAAATCACACAGGGGAGGAGTTTCTCTCCCAAACTTCTTGTCCCTTTGCCACCAGAGGGAGATGCTGCTCAAGCTCCTGATACCCTCCAGTGACTGTGTTAAGGAAtcattcaggctggaaaagctctaagctcatccagtccaaccattccccagtgctgccaaggccaccactaacccatgtccccacaTGCCACATCCACATGACTTTTGAGTCCCTCCAGGGATGATgactggagaggagagggaggtgcAGGACTGATGCTGCTGTGGCATTGCACTGGGAGCCAGGGGGAATGAAATTGGGAGCTCTGGGATACTGGTGGTGGAGTGCACAGTGAGTTCCTGGAGGAATGAGACCATGGCTGTGGGCATCTCCTTTTCTTCCCAGGCATCACTGGGCCATGGGGAATGTTTGAAAATCACTGTCAGGGTCTTGCCCTCTTCAGGAGAAGAGTCACTGACCTGTAAATATTCCATGGTGCCTTCATGTCCAAAGGGATGTGTGTGAGGGAGATGCCCCAGATCACACTGGATG
This sequence is a window from Zonotrichia albicollis isolate bZonAlb1 chromosome 3, bZonAlb1.hap1, whole genome shotgun sequence. Protein-coding genes within it:
- the XKR5 gene encoding XK-related protein 5 isoform X1 → MRGAVPSLSLTLLAAESGARLCAIIHYLVRGQLGWFGLTMACLVPGYAAQFLSILWFRADGHAPGCCLLALHLLQLGLWKRYWDVLRAAAKAGGSAGELLAQLGDVCVLRLLEALLQTLPHLLLQAYVVVAVDPAGFIPGVSAGLSLLSLAWALVSYSHFTFLMKPGHLSPPAAVILCLLLWRTGMLGTRVLALVLFARLYSFWVFAVAGVHWLLMSFWLGAQQTDIVTQPCRWRLFNCLLGAVYIFCYINVRPGPSRTRVAVFYAIMLMENTLLLLLGTRFLQVELRNSLTVTGAVMSGSLIGVTALVIYYSLLHPKSTEIWQGFLETMCSPAAAGDEEGSGESSQAEQSSGTLADEESLPVEGTKTEPQKETSSSLLQSKGGLEDSWTDHHHWLLVKLALKTGDVSVINAAFGDGGVGEAFPGGWMMGKAPGAEPGANLSLPMRDIPPSGLAVGNGGGIKASAGALGMAQEDGAGQEPDFPPSTSHPSGFSPDSTESSSMYFSASAGGIISPGTGTATSMALVQRDSKAQLPPGCLGEGGGGRGGDSSLGMPSISPILGACAHKCLQRSSSFGNTGSCGVAGLPKEGSEPTGTEGALVGCQHLWDTHPCGPQGTVVRSKMRSPCFTSTPKAGPKCSQRGLGELGEGTDQSG
- the XKR5 gene encoding XK-related protein 5 isoform X3; its protein translation is MACLVPGYAAQFLSILWFRADGHAPGCCLLALHLLQLGLWKRYWDVLRAAAKAGGSAGELLAQLGDVCVLRLLEALLQTLPHLLLQAYVVVAVDPAGFIPGVSAGLSLLSLAWALVSYSHFTFLMKPGHLSPPAAVILCLLLWRTGMLGTRVLALVLFARLYSFWVFAVAGVHWLLMSFWLGAQQTDIVTQPCRWRLFNCLLGAVYIFCYINVRPGPSRTRVAVFYAIMLMENTLLLLLGTRFLQVELRNSLTVTGAVMSGSLIGVTALVIYYSLLHPKSTEIWQGFLETMCSPAAAGDEEGSGESSQAEQSSGTLADEESLPVEGTKTEPQKETSSSLLQSKGGLEDSWTDHHHWLLVKLALKTGDVSVINAAFGDGGVGEAFPGGWMMGKAPGAEPGANLSLPMRDIPPSGLAVGNGGGIKASAGALGMAQEDGAGQEPDFPPSTSHPSGFSPDSTESSSMYFSASAGGIISPGTGTATSMALVQRDSKAQLPPGCLGEGGGGRGGDSSLGMPSISPILGACAHKCLQRSSSFGNTGSCGVAGLPKEGSEPTGTEGALVGCQHLWDTHPCGPQGTVVRSKMRSPCFTSTPKAGPKCSQRGLGELGEGTDQSG
- the XKR5 gene encoding XK-related protein 5 isoform X2, producing MRGALRSLTTQTNLGFSAYEWHRSVAGGVWLCHPSSPPLCPSPGLCAIIHYLVRGQLGWFGLTMACLVPGYAAQFLSILWFRADGHAPGCCLLALHLLQLGLWKRYWDVLRAAAKAGGSAGELLAQLGDVCVLRLLEALLQTLPHLLLQAYVVVAVDPAGFIPGVSAGLSLLSLAWALVSYSHFTFLMKPGHLSPPAAVILCLLLWRTGMLGTRVLALVLFARLYSFWVFAVAGVHWLLMSFWLGAQQTDIVTQPCRWRLFNCLLGAVYIFCYINVRPGPSRTRVAVFYAIMLMENTLLLLLGTRFLQVELRNSLTVTGAVMSGSLIGVTALVIYYSLLHPKSTEIWQGFLETMCSPAAAGDEEGSGESSQAEQSSGTLADEESLPVEGTKTEPQKETSSSLLQSKGGLEDSWTDHHHWLLVKLALKTGDVSVINAAFGDGGVGEAFPGGWMMGKAPGAEPGANLSLPMRDIPPSGLAVGNGGGIKASAGALGMAQEDGAGQEPDFPPSTSHPSGFSPDSTESSSMYFSASAGGIISPGTGTATSMALVQRDSKAQLPPGCLGEGGGGRGGDSSLGMPSISPILGACAHKCLQRSSSFGNTGSCGVAGLPKEGSEPTGTEGALVGCQHLWDTHPCGPQGTVVRSKMRSPCFTSTPKAGPKCSQRGLGELGEGTDQSG